One Danio aesculapii chromosome 13, fDanAes4.1, whole genome shotgun sequence DNA window includes the following coding sequences:
- the mkks gene encoding McKusick-Kaufman/Bardet-Biedl syndromes putative chaperonin, producing MNFGMSRISKKKPALCTDEPLSNSTICQKIALLRSILSTAYGPTGRLKQIHNNVGGHILTTSTSTALLKRLDMSEPLLKLISTALQHHTARYSDSGLFMGIFTLTLIENTKKYGLRTSTAVKVYKHLVGQCNVYLKGDSCGCKVPVEFSSCGSLVALACSMITSKPACMLDSREMQQISSLITQAFLYSIPCNSSGMACFGRTVTIGIEGQSVSHSSVFPGLLLDVPEMLQPGDLERLGDGPFKVVLFGVSLSGDISEVGDVALEIHRGVNPERDLLQQLLKIGEQVVKDNVSLFACQKVVHPVLQHYLKEHGVVVIERLGLALMEPFAQITGAQAVASLFSLVPIEAYGLVAGLCFQDCGSRKLLQLLSSKDAAISTMVLCHRNETMLEELKMTCQRAEHVLRLTLREPYALLGGGCTETQLATHISHMNQSTAATTAAALGISHSEFLMAVKSFCSSLLAVALSLEHDGQDCLIDLTYAHRWVMDISSQTEVKHTCGCGLLEDRFNLEKTHLNTACQTFSPVFLENCDTQPKILDSFSAKLNALNVAVEMASLVLDVKYIIKDVN from the exons ATGAATTTTGG CATGTCTCGCATTAGTAAGAAGAAGCCAGCATTATGCACAGATGAACCACTCTCCAACAGTACCATCTGCCAAAAGATTGCTCTATTAAGAAGCATACTCAGCACAGCCTATGGACCAACCGGCAGACTGAAACAAATACACAACAACGTTGGGGGCCACATCTTGACAACTTCAACCTCAACAGCGCTTCTCAAACGACTAGATATGTCTGAACCGCTTCTCAAACTGATCTCAACCGCTCTTCAACATCACACTGCACGTTACAGtgactcagggctgtttatgggGATTTTTACACTGACGCTTATTGAAAACACCAAAAAATATGGGCTTAGGACATCTACGGCAGTCAAAGTATACAAACACCTTGTGGGACAATGTAATGTGTATCTTAAAGGAGACTCTTGTGGCTGTAAGGTGCCAGTGGAGTTTAGCAGCTGCGGTTCACTTGTTGCATTGGCATGCAGCATGATCACCAGCAAACCAGCCTGCATGTTGGACAGCAGAGAGATGCAGCAGATCAGTTCATTGATCACACAGGCTTTTCTGTACTCCATCCCTTGCAACTCTTCTGGTATGGCCTGCTTTGGAAGAACGGTCACTATTGGCATTGAGGGCCAATCAGTAAGCCATTCTTCAGTTTTTCCTGGACTGCTGCTGGATGTTCCTGAGATGCTCCAGCCTGGAGATCTTGAGAGGCTGGGAGATGGTCCGTTTAAGGTGGTGCTTTTTGGTGTGTCGCTGTCTGGGGATATTTCTGAGGTTGGCGATGTTGCTTTGGAGATCCACAGAGGGGTGAACCCAGAGCGAGATCTCCTTCAGCAGCTCTTGAAGATTGGGGAACAGGTTGTAAAGGATAATGTGAGTTTATTCGCATGCCAAAAAGTGGTACATCCAGTTCTTCAGCACTACTTAAAGGAGCATGGAGTGGTCGTGATAGAAAGGCTCGGACTTGCTCTGATGGAGCCGTTTGCCCAGATAACAG GGGCACAGGCTGTTGCATCTCTTTTCTCTCTGGTCCCGATAGAAGCTTATGGGCTGGTTGCTGGATTATGTTTCCAAGACTGTGGATCCAGGAAGCTGCTTCAGCTCCTCTCCTCTAAAGATGCTGCAATTAGCACTATGGTTCTCTGCCACAGAAATGAAACTATGCTGGAAGAACTAAAG ATGACATGCCAGAGAGCAGAACATGTGTTGCGACTGACTCTGAGGGAGCCCTACGCCCTGCTTGGAGGAGGCTGTACAGAAACACAGCTGGCCACCCACATCTCACACATG AATCAGTCCACAGCTGCAACCACTGCTGCAGCTCTGGGTATTTCTCATTCAGAGTTCCTGATGGCAGTCAAGTCATTCTGCAGTTCTTTACTTGCTGTGGCTCTTTCCTTAGAGCATGATGGACAGGATTGTCTCATTGACCTGACATATGCCCACAGATGGGTCATGGACATCAGTTCTCAGACCGAAGTTAAGCACACCTGTGGTTGTGGACTGCTGGAGGACAGATTCAACCTGGAGAAGACACATCTAAATACAGCTTGCCAGACTTTTTCTCCTGTTTTCTTAGAAAACTGTGACACTCAGCCTAAAATATTAGATTCATTTTCTGCCAAGCTAAATGCTTTAAATGTGGCAGTTGAGATGGCTAGTTTGGTTCTTGACGTAAAATATATAATCAAGGATGTTAATTGA